The Carettochelys insculpta isolate YL-2023 chromosome 23, ASM3395843v1, whole genome shotgun sequence genome has a window encoding:
- the TMEM52 gene encoding transmembrane protein 52: MAGKMQRFCACWTLLLLQAVLCSSQSTCAGHDQCARPNSNWTSLWYVWLILLTVFTLLLCGITASCVKFCCRKKRPPVQTFPRHPYDMTVIAVDGDSTAHSTVTSYSSLQYPQSATLPFPFGDMDRSTMSPPAYSLYALELPPSYDEAIKMAKPYIETALVGQKLNDIPEFVAPEEPVEHQYSSDPMAIELETQPSSEEPQLAVQGQPQL, encoded by the exons ATGGCTGGCAAGATGCAGCGGTTCTGCGCGTGCTGGACTTTATTGCTGCTGCAG GCGGTGCTCTGCTCTTCCCAGAGTACCTGCGCCGGGCACGATCA GTGTGCTCGGCCTAATTCCAACTGGACTAGCCTGTGGTATGTTTG GTTGATTCTACTGACAGTGTTCACGCTCTTGCTATGTGGCATCACAGCGAGCTGTGTGAAGTTCTGCTGCCGGAAGAAAAGACCCCCAGTTCAAACCTTCCCTAGACACCCTTATGATATGACAGTCATCGCTGTTGATGGAGATAGTACTGCCCACAGCACGGTAACCT CATACAGCTCTTTGCAATACCCCCAGAGTGCCACACTTCCCTTTCCATTTGGGGATATGGATAGAAGCACCATGTCTCCTCCAGCCTACAGCCTCTATGCCCTGGAGTTGCCACCATCATATGATGAGGCCATCAAAATGGCTAAGCCCTACATCGAGACAGCATTGGTGGGCCAGAAGCTAAATGACATCCCTGAATTTGTGGCACCAGAAGAGCCAGTTGAGCACCAATATTCATCTGATCCTATGGCCATTGAACTGGAGACACAGCCAAGCTCAGAAGAACCGCAGCTTGCAGTACAAGGCCAACCTCAACTCTAG